In Brienomyrus brachyistius isolate T26 chromosome 3, BBRACH_0.4, whole genome shotgun sequence, the following proteins share a genomic window:
- the LOC125738187 gene encoding calpain-2 catalytic subunit-like, with the protein MSGVASNLAKKRALAAGFGSNANAIKYIGQDFEGLRAESLSRGALFCDPTFPAAPESLGFKELGPSSSKTRGVQWKRPGELCRNPQFIVGGATRTDICQGALGDCWLLAAIASLTLNEDVLARVVPSGQDFTDRYAGIFHFQFWQFGEWVDVVIDDRLPTRDGELLFVHSAEGSEFWSALLEKAYAKVNGSYEALSGGSTTEGFEDFTGGIAESYELSKAPSNMFQIIRKALDAGSLLGCSIDITSAADSEAITNQKLVKGHAYSLTGAIEVNYRGRLEKLVRIRNPWGQVEWTGAWSDNSAEWNSVTPSERQNVKADDGEFWMSFTDFLRHYSRLEVCTLTPDTLTSDKFKYWSMTKFDGAWRRGSTAGGCRNNPYTFWMNPQFRIKLDEQDDDPGDNEMGCSFVVGLIQKNRRQLRKTGEDMHTIGFAIYEIPSQFRGQTEVHLDKNYFLTHAQTARSETFINLREVSSRFKLPPGEYLIVPSTFEANKNGDFCLRVFSEKQSEAQLCEDPVEANVEDDTVSEEEVDAGFRGMFLKLAGPDREISVTELQTILNKVVAKRTDIKTDGFSVDTCRIMVHLMDDSGNGKLGMGEFASLWKKVQKFLAIYKKNDTDGSGTMSTPEMRMALKEVGFSLNNEIHLILGARYSNPDMTIDFDNFVGCLIRLELMFKIFRNLDMDKTGSIELDFNQWLSFAMI; encoded by the exons ATGTCTGGGGTGGCATCTAACCTGGCCAAGAAGAGGGCACTGGCCGCCGGCTTCGGCTCCAACGCCAATGCCATCAAATACATCGGCCAAGACTTCGAGGGGCTGCGGGCCGAGAGCCTCAGCAGGGGGGCACTTTTTTGCGATCCGACCTTCCCGGCCGCGCCGGAGTCGCTGGGCTTCAAGGAACTTGGGCCATCCTCGTCGAAAACCAGGGGGGTGCAATGGAAGAGACCAGGA gaaTTATGCAGAAATCCACAGTTTATCGTCGGTGGAGCTACCAGAACCGATATTTGCCAAGGGGCCCTCG GTGACTGCTGGCTTTTGGCTGCCATCGCTTCCTTGACCCTCAACGAAGACGTGTTGGCCAGAGTGGTCCCCAGCGGGCAGGACTTCACGGACAGATATGCCGGCATCTTCCACTTCCAG TTCTGGCAGTTCGGCGAGTGGGTGGACGTGGTGATCGACGACCGGCTGCCCACCAGGGATGGGGAGCTGCTGTTCGTGCACTCGGCCGAGGGCTCAGAGTTCTGGAGCGCCCTGCTGGAGAAGGCCTACGCCAA GGTGAATGGGAGCTATGAGGCCTTGTCCGGCGGCTCCACCACCGAAGGCTTTGAGGATTTCACTGGGGGCATCGCAGAGAGTTACGAGCTGAGCAAGGCTCCTTCCAACATGTTCCAGATCATCCGGAAGGCCCTGGATGCCGGCTCGCTGCTGGGCTGCTCCATCGAC ATTACCAGCGCTGCTGACTCGGAAGCTATCACCAACCAGAAGCTGGTTAAGGGCCATGCCTACTCCCTGACAGGGGCCATCGAG GTGAACTACCGTGGACGTCTGGAAAAGCTGGTCCGCATAAGGAACCCCTGGGGGCAGGTGGAGTGGACGGGGGCTTGGAGCGACAA CTCCGCCGAGTGGAATTCCGTGACTCCCTCGGAGCGTCAGAACGTAAAAGCCGACGACGGAGAGTTTTG GATGTCCTTTACTGACTTCCTACGGCATTACTCTCGACTGGAGGTCTGCACCCTGACCCCGGACACATTGACGAGTGACAAGTTCAAGTATTGGAGCATGACGAAGTTTGACGGTGCCTGGAGGAGGGGCTCCACGGCAGGAGGGTGCCGGAACAATCCCT ATACATTCTGGATGAATCCGCAGTTCCGGATCAAGCTGGACGAGCAGGACGACGACCCGGGCGATAACGAAATGGGCTGCAGCTTCGTGGTGGGACTGATCCAGAAGAACCGGCGGCAGCTGAGAAAGACGGGCGAAGACATGCACACCATCGGCTTTGCCATCTATGAG ATTCCCTCTCAG TTCCGTGGCCAGACTGAGGTCCACCTGGACAAGAACTACTTCCTGACACACGCGCAGACGGCCCGTTCAGAGACCTTCATCAACCTGCGAGAGGTGAGCTCACGCTTCAAGCTGCCCCCCGGCGAGTACCTCATCGTGCCCTCCACCTTCGAGGCCAACAAGAACGGGGACTTCTGCCTGCGCGTCTTCTCCGAGAAGCAGAGCGAAGCACA GTTGTGTGAGGATCCAGTAGAAGCAAACGTTGAAGAT GACACAGTATCTGAGGAGGAGGTTGACGCAGGATTTAGGGGCATGTTTCTGAAACTGGCTGGACCT GACAGGGAGATCTCTGTCACAGAGCTGCAGACCATTTTAAATAAAGTTGTTGCCAAAC GCACCGACATAAAAACCGATGGCTTCAGTGTGGACACTTGTCGGATCATGGTCCATCTCATGGAT GACAGCGGGAATGGCAAACTTGGAATGGGAGAGTTTGCCTCGCTGTGGAAGAAGGTCCAGAAATTTCTG GCAATCTACAAGAAGAATGACACAGATGGATCTGGGACTATGAGTACTCCAGAGATGCGCATGGCCCTGAAGGAAGTTG gCTTCAGCCTGAACAATGAAATCCATCTGATCCTTGGAGCTCGTTACAGCAACCCGGACATGACCATCGACTTTGACAACTTTGTCGGCTGCCTGATTCGCCTGGAGCTGATGTTTA AAATCTTCCGGAATCTGGACATGGATAAGACCGGCTCCATAGAGCTGGACTTCAACCAG TGGCTGTCATTCGCTATGATCTAG